The following are encoded together in the Sphaerodactylus townsendi isolate TG3544 linkage group LG12, MPM_Stown_v2.3, whole genome shotgun sequence genome:
- the DMTN gene encoding dematin isoform X3: MEKLQKQLTSPGSVGSSRGSSVPGSPSIIVRSLSPKSLSPPPSPEVIRDWMENKSPGSTSQVVSRSASGSSRSGVHHFHRPDTNTAEMNIYKKPPIYKQKEHSAAPTPQSKHMIEGLIIESSKFPAAQPPDPNQPAKIETDYWPCPPSLAVVETEWRQRKASKRGEEEDEDLTTEMKSLRELQKQELSKIGSNLGKLILKEEMEKSVPIRRKTRSLPDRTPFHASMHGGSSKSSSLPAYGRSTLARLQSTEFSPTGSEKGSPGLQNGQRGRMDRGNSLPSMLEQKIYPYEMLTVTNRGRVKLPPGVDRTRLERHLSPEDFLRVFEMPPEEFAKLALWKRNELKKKAFLF; encoded by the exons CAATTGACTTCCCCGGGGAGTGTTGGTTCATCCCGGGGATCCAGTGTCCCAGGGTCACCCTCCATCATTGTG CGCTCCCTCTCGCCCAAGTCTCTGTCTCCTCCGCCTTCTCCAGAA GTCATCCGGGACTGGATGGAGAACAAGTCTCCGGGAAGCACCTCCCAGGTGGTTAGTCGGAGTGCCAGCGGCTCCAGTCGCAGCGGAGTTCACCACTTCCACCGTCCTG ATACCAACACAGCAGAGATGAACATTTACAAGAAGCCTCCAATCTACAAGCAAAAGG AGCACTCAGCGGCACCAACTCCGCAGAGCAAACACATGATAGAGGGCCTGATCATAGAGTCCTCCAAgttcccagcagcccagcccccaGACCCAAACCAGCCAGCCAAGATCGAGACAGACTATTggccctgccctccctctctggcagtcGTTG AGACTGAGTGGAGGCAGCGGAAGGCTTCTAAGAGAGGTGAGGAAGAAGATGAGGACCTCACAACGGAAATGAAGAGCCTGCGGGAGCTGCAGAAACAAGAGCTGAGCAAG ATCGGCTCCAACTTAGGCAAGCTCATCCTGAAGGAAGAGATGGAGAAGTCAGTCCCCATCCGGAGGAAAACCCGCTCCCTGCCAGACCGAACCCCGTTCCACGCCT CAATGCATGGAGGAAGCTCCAAAtcctcatcccttcctgcctatGGGAGAAGCACTCTTGCCCGG CTACAGTCAACAGAGTTCAGCCCAACTGGAAGTGAGAAGGGCAGCCCAG GTCTGCAG AATGGCCAGCGAGGACGGATGGACAGGgggaactcccttcccagtatgCTGGAGCAAAAG ATTTACCCGTACGAAATGCTGACGGTGACAAATCGAGGTCGCGTGAAACTGCCTCCAGGAGTAGACAGAACGAGACTAGAG AGACACCTCTCCCCCGAGGATTTCCTACGTGTCTTCGAGATGCCACCAGAGGAGTTCGCCAAGCTGGCCCTGTGGAAGCGGAATGAGTTGAAGAAGAAAGCCTTCCTCTTCTGA
- the DMTN gene encoding dematin isoform X1: MEKLQKQLTSPGSVGSSRGSSVPGSPSIIVAKMDNEVLAYKDLAAIPKDKAILDIERPDLMIYEPHFTYSLLDHVERPRSRERSLSPKSLSPPPSPEVIRDWMENKSPGSTSQVVSRSASGSSRSGVHHFHRPDTNTAEMNIYKKPPIYKQKEHSAAPTPQSKHMIEGLIIESSKFPAAQPPDPNQPAKIETDYWPCPPSLAVVETEWRQRKASKRGEEEDEDLTTEMKSLRELQKQELSKIGSNLGKLILKEEMEKSVPIRRKTRSLPDRTPFHASMHGGSSKSSSLPAYGRSTLARLQSTEFSPTGSEKGSPGLQNGQRGRMDRGNSLPSMLEQKIYPYEMLTVTNRGRVKLPPGVDRTRLERHLSPEDFLRVFEMPPEEFAKLALWKRNELKKKAFLF; the protein is encoded by the exons CAATTGACTTCCCCGGGGAGTGTTGGTTCATCCCGGGGATCCAGTGTCCCAGGGTCACCCTCCATCATTGTG GCCAAAATGGACAATGAAGTCCTGGCATACAAGGACTTGGCAGCAATCCCCAAGGACAAGGCGATCCTAGACATAGAGCGTCCGGACTTGATGATCTATGAGCCCCACTTCACCTACTCTCTCCTGGACCATGTGGAGAGGCCAAGGAGCAGAGAG CGCTCCCTCTCGCCCAAGTCTCTGTCTCCTCCGCCTTCTCCAGAA GTCATCCGGGACTGGATGGAGAACAAGTCTCCGGGAAGCACCTCCCAGGTGGTTAGTCGGAGTGCCAGCGGCTCCAGTCGCAGCGGAGTTCACCACTTCCACCGTCCTG ATACCAACACAGCAGAGATGAACATTTACAAGAAGCCTCCAATCTACAAGCAAAAGG AGCACTCAGCGGCACCAACTCCGCAGAGCAAACACATGATAGAGGGCCTGATCATAGAGTCCTCCAAgttcccagcagcccagcccccaGACCCAAACCAGCCAGCCAAGATCGAGACAGACTATTggccctgccctccctctctggcagtcGTTG AGACTGAGTGGAGGCAGCGGAAGGCTTCTAAGAGAGGTGAGGAAGAAGATGAGGACCTCACAACGGAAATGAAGAGCCTGCGGGAGCTGCAGAAACAAGAGCTGAGCAAG ATCGGCTCCAACTTAGGCAAGCTCATCCTGAAGGAAGAGATGGAGAAGTCAGTCCCCATCCGGAGGAAAACCCGCTCCCTGCCAGACCGAACCCCGTTCCACGCCT CAATGCATGGAGGAAGCTCCAAAtcctcatcccttcctgcctatGGGAGAAGCACTCTTGCCCGG CTACAGTCAACAGAGTTCAGCCCAACTGGAAGTGAGAAGGGCAGCCCAG GTCTGCAG AATGGCCAGCGAGGACGGATGGACAGGgggaactcccttcccagtatgCTGGAGCAAAAG ATTTACCCGTACGAAATGCTGACGGTGACAAATCGAGGTCGCGTGAAACTGCCTCCAGGAGTAGACAGAACGAGACTAGAG AGACACCTCTCCCCCGAGGATTTCCTACGTGTCTTCGAGATGCCACCAGAGGAGTTCGCCAAGCTGGCCCTGTGGAAGCGGAATGAGTTGAAGAAGAAAGCCTTCCTCTTCTGA
- the DMTN gene encoding dematin isoform X2 — protein MEKLQKQLTSPGSVGSSRGSSVPGSPSIIVAKMDNEVLAYKDLAAIPKDKAILDIERPDLMIYEPHFTYSLLDHVERPRSRERSLSPKSLSPPPSPEVIRDWMENKSPGSTSQVVSRSASGSSRSGVHHFHRPDTNTAEMNIYKKPPIYKQKEHSAAPTPQSKHMIEGLIIESSKFPAAQPPDPNQPAKIETDYWPCPPSLAVVETEWRQRKASKRGEEEDEDLTTEMKSLRELQKQELSKIGSNLGKLILKEEMEKSVPIRRKTRSLPDRTPFHALHGGSSKSSSLPAYGRSTLARLQSTEFSPTGSEKGSPGLQNGQRGRMDRGNSLPSMLEQKIYPYEMLTVTNRGRVKLPPGVDRTRLERHLSPEDFLRVFEMPPEEFAKLALWKRNELKKKAFLF, from the exons CAATTGACTTCCCCGGGGAGTGTTGGTTCATCCCGGGGATCCAGTGTCCCAGGGTCACCCTCCATCATTGTG GCCAAAATGGACAATGAAGTCCTGGCATACAAGGACTTGGCAGCAATCCCCAAGGACAAGGCGATCCTAGACATAGAGCGTCCGGACTTGATGATCTATGAGCCCCACTTCACCTACTCTCTCCTGGACCATGTGGAGAGGCCAAGGAGCAGAGAG CGCTCCCTCTCGCCCAAGTCTCTGTCTCCTCCGCCTTCTCCAGAA GTCATCCGGGACTGGATGGAGAACAAGTCTCCGGGAAGCACCTCCCAGGTGGTTAGTCGGAGTGCCAGCGGCTCCAGTCGCAGCGGAGTTCACCACTTCCACCGTCCTG ATACCAACACAGCAGAGATGAACATTTACAAGAAGCCTCCAATCTACAAGCAAAAGG AGCACTCAGCGGCACCAACTCCGCAGAGCAAACACATGATAGAGGGCCTGATCATAGAGTCCTCCAAgttcccagcagcccagcccccaGACCCAAACCAGCCAGCCAAGATCGAGACAGACTATTggccctgccctccctctctggcagtcGTTG AGACTGAGTGGAGGCAGCGGAAGGCTTCTAAGAGAGGTGAGGAAGAAGATGAGGACCTCACAACGGAAATGAAGAGCCTGCGGGAGCTGCAGAAACAAGAGCTGAGCAAG ATCGGCTCCAACTTAGGCAAGCTCATCCTGAAGGAAGAGATGGAGAAGTCAGTCCCCATCCGGAGGAAAACCCGCTCCCTGCCAGACCGAACCCCGTTCCACGCCT TGCATGGAGGAAGCTCCAAAtcctcatcccttcctgcctatGGGAGAAGCACTCTTGCCCGG CTACAGTCAACAGAGTTCAGCCCAACTGGAAGTGAGAAGGGCAGCCCAG GTCTGCAG AATGGCCAGCGAGGACGGATGGACAGGgggaactcccttcccagtatgCTGGAGCAAAAG ATTTACCCGTACGAAATGCTGACGGTGACAAATCGAGGTCGCGTGAAACTGCCTCCAGGAGTAGACAGAACGAGACTAGAG AGACACCTCTCCCCCGAGGATTTCCTACGTGTCTTCGAGATGCCACCAGAGGAGTTCGCCAAGCTGGCCCTGTGGAAGCGGAATGAGTTGAAGAAGAAAGCCTTCCTCTTCTGA